One Miscanthus floridulus cultivar M001 chromosome 11, ASM1932011v1, whole genome shotgun sequence DNA window includes the following coding sequences:
- the LOC136494334 gene encoding aquaporin TIP5-1 produces the protein MASNNLLVHLKHCFSPPSLRSYLAEFISTFLFVFTAVGSAISARMLTTPDVTNSASPLVATAVAQAFGLFAAVLIAADVSGGHVNPAVTFAYAIGGHIGVPSAIFYWASQLLGATMACLSLNLFSAGEEVPTTRIAVAMTGFGGAVMEGVLTFLLVYTVHVVGEPRLSGGGGGGGKRGFAATALGALAVGLTEGACVLAAGSLSGASMNPARSFGAAVVSGRFKNQAVYWAGPMIGAAVAALVYQIMACPSVAESRHGNVEAVVV, from the exons ATGGCGTCGAACAACCTCCTTGTCCACTTGAAGCACTGCTTCTCGCCGCCGTCGCTCCGTTCGTACCTCGCCGAGTTCATCTCCACTTTCCTCTTCGTGTTCACCGCCGTCGGCTCCGCAATCTCTGCCC GGATGCTGACGACGCCGGACGTTACCAACAGCGCCTCGCCGCTGGTGGCCACCGCCGTCGCGCAGGCGTTCGGGCTCTTCGCCGCGGTCCTCATCGCCGCCGACGTCTCCGGCGGCCACGTGAACCCCGCCGTCACGTTCGCCTACGCCATCGGCGGCCACATCGGCGTCCCGAGCGCCATCTTCTACTGGGCGTCGCAACTGCTCGGCGCCACCATGGCCTGCCTCTCCCTCAACCTCTTCTCCGCCGGCGAG GAGGTGCCGACGACGAGGATCGCGGTGGCGATGACCGGGTTCGGCGGCGCGGTCATGGAGGGCGTGCTCACGTTCCTGCTGGTGTACACGGTGCACGTGGTTGGAGAGCCTCGCCtgagcggaggcggcggcggcggcggcaagcggGGGTTCGCAGCCACGGCGCTGGGAGCGCTGGCGGTCGGGCTGACGGAGGGCGCGTGCGTGCTGGCCGCGGGCTCGCTGTCGGGCGCGTCCATGAACCCGGCCCGCTCGTTCGGGGCGGCCGTCGTCAGCGGGCGCTTCAAGAACCAGGCCGtgtactgggccggcccgatgATCGGCGCGGCCGTCGCGGCGCTGGTGTACCAGATCATGGCGTGCCCGAGCGTGGCCGAGTCGCGGCACGGGAACGTCGAGGCGGTCGT
- the LOC136493395 gene encoding uncharacterized protein translates to MAGWCEEAVALLQRPAVAEMAVDVLLCAVPIWAAVMIGLAVGWSWRPRWTGLLFLGLRTRLRILWVPPGLGARRLWLACTALSACSVAPRLLSSAFRRCRGKHQDKASPDDDAAAARDGGGCADGRTNFEGEHDTVTEKDLEHLLQLLDNKESGDTAWHNLMERTTSNMTYKAWRREPEEGPIMYCSRTIFEDATPELVRDFFWDGDFRLKWDPMLAYSKSLDEFPQNGTTIVHWIKKFPFFCSDREYIFGGRIWESGKTYYCATKGVPYPSLPKKEKPRRVELYFSSWRIRAVQSPKHVGQQSACEVTLIHYEDMGIPKDVARVAVRHGMWGAVKKLQSGFRAYQQMRVAENTLSHSAIMARITTKISITASNGPLDHDLSIADKIGDENDSSHAVQHGFDWKWVVVGGAVAAVCVLNTGLVGNVLLLGAARRQAKK, encoded by the exons ATGGCGGGTTGGTGCGAGGAGGCGGTGGCGCTGCTGCAGCGCCCCGCGGTGGCGGAGATGGCCGTCGACGTGCTGCTCTGCGCGGTGCCGATCTGGGCCGCCGTCATGATCGGCCTCGCCGTCGGCTGGTCCTGGCGCCCGCGCTGGACGGGGCTGCTCTTCCTCGGCCTCCGCACCCGCCTCCGCATCCTCTGGGTGCCGCCGGGCCTCGGGGCCCGGAGGCTCTGGCTCGCCTGCACCGCGCTCTCCGCCTGCTCCGTCGCGCCCAGGCTCCTCTCCTCCGCATTCCGACGCTGCAGAGGCAAGCACCAGGACAAGGCCTCCCCCGACGACGATGCCGCTGCGGCCCGGGACGGTGGAGGTTGCGCCGACGGCAG GACAAATTTTGAGGGCGAGCATGATACTGTCACTGAGAAGGACCTAGAACATCTCCTGCAACTTTTAGATAACAAGGAAAGTGGGGATACAGCTTGGCATAATTTGATGGAGCGCACAACCTCCAACATGACATACAAGGCCTGGCGGCGCGAGCCTGAG GAGGGACCTATAATGTACTGCAGCCGCACTATTTTTGAGGATGCTACTCCTGAACTGGTTAGAGATTTCTTCTGGGATGGTGATTTTCGTCTAAAGTGGGATCCCATGCTTGCATACTCCAAATCTTTGGATGAGTTCCCTCAGAATGGAACAACAATTGTCCACTGGATAAAAAAG TTCCCATTCTTTTGCAGTGACCGTGAATACATCTTTGGAGGACGCATATGGGAATCTGGGAAGACTTACTATTGTGCTACAAAG GGTGTTCCATATCCATCATTGCCCAAGAAAGAAAAACCGAGGCGTGTGGAGCTGTACTTCTCAAGTTGGCGTATTAGAGCTG TTCAATCGCCTAAACATGTGGGTCAGCAATCTGCATGTGAAGTAACTTTGATTCACTATGAGGACATGGGCATACCAAAAGATGTAGCCAGGGTTGCTGTTCGTCATGGCATGTGGGGTGCTGTGAAGAAACTTCAGTCTGGATTCAGAGCATACCAACAAATGAGAGTCGCAGAAAATACCCTATCACACAGCGCCATCATGGCTCGAATTACCACCAAGATATCCATCACGGCTTCAAATGGTCCCTTGGACCATGACCTCTCCATTGCCGATAAAATCGGTGACGAGAATGACAGCTCCCATGCAGTTCAACATGGTTTTGACTGGAAGTGGGTGGTGGTTGGTGGTGCGGTGGCTGCGGTTTGTGTGCTCAACACCGGACTTGTAGGCAATGTCCTCTTGCTTGGAGCAGCGAGAAGGCAGGCGAAGAAGTGA
- the LOC136493396 gene encoding aquaporin TIP2-3-like yields MVKLAFGSLGDSFSAASLKAYVAEFIATLLFVFAGVGSAIAYSQLTKGGALDPAGLVAIAIAHAFALFVGVSMAANVSGGHLNPAVTFGLAVGGHITVLTGIFYWVAQLLGASVACLLLQYVTHGQAIPTHGVSGISEIEGVVMEIVITFALVYTVYATAADPKKGSLGTIAPIAIGFIVGANILAAGPFSGGSMNPARSFGPAVAAGNFAGNWVYWVGPLIGGGLAGLVYGDVFIASYQPVGQQEYP; encoded by the exons atggtGAAGCTTGCATTTGGAAGCTTGGGCGACTCCTTCAGCGCCGCGTCCCTCAAGGCCTATGTGGCCGAGTTCATTGCCACGCTCCTCTTCGTGTTCGCCGGCGTCGGGTCCGCCATTGCCTACT CGCAATTGACAAAGGGTGGCGCTCTGGACCCCGCCGGCCTGGTGGCCATCGCCATCGCCCATGCGTTCGCGCTCTTCGTGGGTGTCTCCATGGCCGCCAACGTCTCCGGCGGCCACCTGAACCCCGCGGTCACCTTCGGCCTCGCCGTCGGCGGCCACATCACCGTCCTCACCGGCATCTTCTACTGGGTCGCCCAGTTGCTCGGCGCCTCCGTGGCGTGCCTTCTCCTGCAGTACGTCACCCACGGACAG GCTATCCCGACACACGGCGTCTCCGGCATCAGCGAGATCGAGGGCGTGGTGATGGAGATCGTGATCACCTTCGCGCTCGTGTACACCGTGTACGCCACCGCGGCCGACCCGAAGAAGGGGTCCCTCGGCACCATCGCGCCCATCGCCATCGGTTTCATCGTCGGCGCCAACATCCTGGCCGCGGGACCCTTCAGCGGCGGCTCCATGAACCCGGCCCGCTCCTTCGGCCCCGCCGTCGCGGCCGGCAACTTCGCCGGCAACTGGGTCTACTGGGTCGGGCCCCTCATCGGCGGCGGCCTGGCCGGGCTCGTCTACGGCGACGTGTTCATCGCCTCCTACCAGCCCGTCGGCCAGCAGGAGTACCCGTGA